A portion of the Lolium rigidum isolate FL_2022 chromosome 1, APGP_CSIRO_Lrig_0.1, whole genome shotgun sequence genome contains these proteins:
- the LOC124684768 gene encoding activating signal cointegrator 1 complex subunit 2 homolog: MDPMDIVGKSKEDVSLPKSTMFKIIKEMLPPDVRVARDTQDLLVECCVEFINLLSSESNDVCSREEKKTIAPEHVIRALQDLGFKEYIEEVYAAYEQHKLDTLDSPKATKFTGVEMSEEEAVAEQQRMFAEARARMKNGATKSKESEIEPHNQSQQSLQPQVQLYPQAQQPPQPQVQLHLPAQQPAQPQVQLHLPPQHPLQSQVQLHPQPQQLLQPQMQLHPQAQQQQPLQQPHQPMQPLQLHPQTQPQQLLEPQVQVHPQTMQPQLQLQPQSQPEQSLQTQPQLHVQTQQTAPLPLQPQPQQPLESQPQLDLQPDLPTQVPEQPQPQAELLSHPQAEHGLDSS; this comes from the exons ATGGATCCGATGGACATCGTGGGCAAGTCCAAGGAGGACGTCTCCCTCCCCAAAT CAACAATGTTTAAGATCATTAAGGAGATGCTGCCACCTGATGTTCGAGTGGCAAGAGATACACAAGATCTTCTTGTTGAATGCTGTGTAG AGTTCATCAATCTTCTGTCTTCTGAATCCAATGACGTGTGCAGCCGGGAGGAGAAGAAAACTATTGCTCCTGAACATGTTATTAGGGCTTTACAG GATCTTGGCTTCAAGGAGTACATTGAAGAGGTTTACGCAGCCTACGAGCAGCACAAGCTTGATACTCTG GACTCTCCAAAAGCAACCAAATTCACAGGCGTGGAAATGTCAGAAGAAGAAGCTGTTGCTGAACAACAGAGGATGTTTGCTGAAGCCCGTGCAAGGATGAAGAATGGGGCAACCAAATCAAAGGAGTCTGAAATAGAGCCACATAACCAATCACAACAGTCTCTACAACCGCAAGTGCAGCTGTATCCTCAAGCACAACAGCCTCCACAGCCTCAAGTGCAGCTGCATCTCCCAGCACAACAGCCTGCACAACCTCAAGTGCAGCTGCATCTTCCACCACAGCATCCCCTGCAATCTCAAGTGCAGCTGCATCCTCAACCTCAGCAGCTCCTGCAACCCCAAATGCAGCTGCATCCGCAGGCTCAACAGCAGCAACCTCTCCAACAGCCACACCAGCCCATGCAACCACTCCAGCTGCATCCTCAGACTCAACCACAGCAACTACTGGAGCCTCAAGTGCAGGTCCATCCGCAGACCATGCAGCCTCAGCTGCAGTTGCAGCCTCAGTCTCAACCAGAGCAATCCCTGCAAACTCAACCACAGCTACACGTGCAAACACAACAGACTGCACCACTGCCCCTGCAACCTCAGCCACAGCAACCCCTAGAATCTCAACCCCAGCTCGATCTGCAGCCGGATCTACCAACGCAAGTGCCGGAGCAACCTCAACCCCAGGCGGAGCTGCTATCACACCCACAGGCGGAGCACGGCTTGGACAGTTCGTGA
- the LOC124684756 gene encoding peptidyl-prolyl cis-trans isomerase, chloroplastic, with translation MAAALASSRCCGRPPLLPTGRGRRSVARCALSGEKGNSFSWKECAISVALSVGLITAPSTFGWSAHASPLEPVIPDISVLISGPPIKDPGALLRYALPIDNKAIREVQKPLEDITDSLKVAGVRALDSVERNVRQASRALTNGRSLILTGLAEPKRANGEEILDKLAVGLEELQRIVEDRNRKAVAPKQKELLDYVGTIEEDMVDGFPYEVPEEYNNMPLLKGRAIVDMKVKIKDNPNVEDCVFRIVLDGYNAPVTSGNFLDLVERKFYDGMEVQRADGFVVQTGDPEGPAEGFIDPSTGKSRTIPLEIMVDGEKAPIYGETLEELGLYKAQTKLPFNAFGTMAMAREEFDDNSASSQIFWLLKESELTPSNSNILDGRYAVFGYVTENEDYLADLKVGDVIESIQVVSGLDNLVNPSYKIVG, from the exons ATGGCCGCGGCGCTCGCCTCCTCCCGCTGCTGCGGCCGCCCCCCGCTTCTTCCCACTGGTCGCGGCCGCCGCTCTGTCGCCCGGTGCGCCCTGTCCGGCGAG AAAGGAAACTCATTCAGCTGGAAAGAATGTGCAATTTCTGTAGCATTGTCGGTTGGATTAATTACTGCCCCATCAACATTTGGATGGTCAGCCCATGCATCTCCTCTCGAACCTGTGATCCCAGATATTTCAGTTCTCATCTCTGGACCTCCCATTAAAGATCCGGGCGCTTTGTTGAGATATGCTTTACCCATAGATAATAAAGCTATCCGTGAAGTTCAAAAACCGTTGGAGGATATCACCGACAGTCTCAAGGTTGCTGGTGTTAGAGCCTTGGATTCAGTAGAAAGA AATGTGAGGCAAGCATCAAGAGCACTGACTAACGGGAGGAGTTTAATACTTACTGGTCTTGCTGAACCAAAAAGAGCAAATGGAGAAGAAATATTGGATAAATTAGCTGTTGGACTTGAAGAGCTTCAACGAATTGTTGAGGATAGAAACAGGAAAGCGGTAGCTCCAAAGCAGAAAGAGCTTCTTGATTATGTTGGAAC CATAGAAGAAGATATGGTCGATGGCTTCCCCTATGAAGTACCAGAAGAATACAACAACATGCCTCTTCTTAAAGGAAGAGCTATTGTGGATATGAAGGTTAAGATTAAAGACAATCCGAACGTAGAAGATTGTGTATTTCGGATAGTTCTGGATGGATACAATGCTCCTGTGACTTCTGGGAACTTCTTAGATCTGGTGGAACGGAAGTTCTACGATGGCATGGAAGTCCAAAGAG CTGATGGTTTTGTTGTTCAAACGGGAGATCCTGAGGGACCGGCTGAGGGCTTTATTGATCCCAGTACTGGCAAGAGTCGTACCATACCTCTTGAGATAATGGTTGATGGTGAAAAGGCGCCTATTTACGGCGAAACACTTGAA GAACTTGGACTCTACAAGGCTCAAACAAAACTTCCTTTTAATGCATTTGGAACGATGGCAATGGCTAGAGAG GAATTTGATGACAACTCCGCTTCTAGTCAAATCTTTTGGCTCTTGAAAGAAAGTGAGCTGACACCAAGCAATTCCAATATATTGGATGGGCGGTATGCTGTGTTCGGTTATGTAACTGAAAATGAGGATTACTTGGCTGATCTCAAGGTTGGGGATGTTATTGAGTCCATCCAGGTTGTCTCAGGCCTAGACAATCTTGTCAACCCGAGCTACAAGATCGTAGGCTAA